The following coding sequences lie in one SAR324 cluster bacterium genomic window:
- a CDS encoding MOSC domain-containing protein, whose amino-acid sequence MGSLRVQELFIYPIKSTQGIRVQEMELTELGPAYDRRWMLVGEKNQFLTQRKFPQLSQLFVEFDEEGLQLFTPSMRRIKVRVPTTKERITVKIWQDVCHAVPADAEINQWISELLRIPVTLVYMPESSQREVRESSHSGLSFADTHPFHLITSPSLIDLNNRILNENLLSLCFRPNIVVEGDFPPCDEDQWDLIKIGDAEFRCREWCSRCQIPTIHPFIGVRQGSEPLHTLETYRRWKQEIWFGQNMILVSGSKIKMGDPVSIMTRAGNSLAELQAQG is encoded by the coding sequence ATGGGGTCACTAAGGGTTCAGGAGTTGTTCATCTATCCCATCAAGTCGACCCAGGGGATTCGAGTTCAGGAAATGGAATTGACAGAACTCGGACCGGCTTACGACAGAAGGTGGATGCTAGTTGGTGAGAAAAATCAGTTTCTCACACAAAGAAAATTTCCGCAACTCAGCCAACTTTTTGTAGAGTTCGACGAAGAGGGTCTTCAACTCTTCACTCCCTCCATGCGCCGAATAAAAGTGAGAGTTCCGACTACAAAAGAAAGAATAACCGTGAAAATCTGGCAAGACGTCTGTCACGCTGTTCCAGCAGATGCAGAAATTAATCAGTGGATCTCAGAACTTTTGCGGATACCCGTCACCTTGGTTTACATGCCTGAATCAAGTCAGCGCGAAGTTCGCGAAAGTTCACACTCAGGGCTCTCCTTTGCCGATACACACCCATTTCATTTAATTACATCGCCATCTTTGATCGATCTCAACAATCGAATTCTCAATGAGAACCTGCTGAGCTTGTGTTTTAGGCCAAATATTGTCGTTGAGGGCGACTTTCCGCCTTGTGATGAGGATCAGTGGGATTTGATCAAGATTGGTGATGCGGAGTTTCGCTGCAGGGAATGGTGCTCGCGTTGCCAGATCCCAACAATTCATCCCTTCATTGGAGTTCGACAGGGCTCAGAACCCTTGCATACCTTGGAGACATACCGACGTTGGAAACAAGAAATCTGGTTTGGTCAAAATATGATTTTGGTGTCTGGATCCAAAATCAAGATGGGTGACCCTGTTAGCATCATGACTCGTGCTGGAAATAGCCTTGCTGAGCTGCAAGCTCAGGGATAA
- a CDS encoding TlpA disulfide reductase family protein, translating into MRYLLLNRYSFFLKLTIILLLHTSQGWAAPSPLSEEVQAMLESERIDAPKVELAAADFEGILLNGQTFRLSDQKGKVVFLNFWATWCSPCLKEMPDMQELQKELGSKILVLAVGMGEAAERIEKFQKKHQFEFQILPDPEMTVTQLYGVRNIPITYLVNTSGIVVGRALGPREWTRPILLEFFENLASEKPNP; encoded by the coding sequence ATGCGTTATTTGCTCCTGAATAGATATTCTTTTTTTCTAAAGCTGACCATCATTCTGTTACTACATACTTCTCAGGGCTGGGCAGCTCCAAGTCCCCTTTCTGAAGAGGTCCAAGCCATGCTGGAATCAGAGAGAATAGACGCCCCCAAAGTCGAATTAGCTGCTGCAGACTTTGAAGGAATTCTTTTAAACGGGCAGACTTTTCGGTTGAGTGACCAAAAAGGTAAAGTGGTTTTTCTGAATTTCTGGGCTACTTGGTGTTCTCCCTGTCTCAAGGAAATGCCTGACATGCAAGAACTCCAAAAAGAACTAGGCTCAAAGATTCTTGTACTTGCAGTTGGTATGGGTGAAGCAGCCGAACGGATCGAAAAGTTTCAAAAAAAACATCAGTTTGAATTCCAAATCCTTCCCGATCCTGAAATGACAGTGACCCAACTCTATGGAGTTCGCAATATTCCTATTACTTATTTGGTCAACACTTCTGGAATTGTTGTGGGACGTGCCCTTGGCCCTAGAGAATGGACAAGGCCAATACTATTGGAGTTTTTTGAAAATCTCGCTTCCGAAAAACCTAATCCATAG